One genomic region from Nymphaea colorata isolate Beijing-Zhang1983 chromosome 12, ASM883128v2, whole genome shotgun sequence encodes:
- the LOC116265482 gene encoding uncharacterized protein LOC116265482 isoform X2 produces MASFVTERAFLAGPKRKIQSSWLEPLEDVREDLKMHWQFEEARRKLFPNYKLSDRTAGLDRNWLREEQGRAFVVAKARYCSNYYNELGTVCDWCQSEERGGNRTVCWTKLDKKDGGNLSRQENSSSKKSKDILDSHDKGKNAGAASSSRPVNRRYKLLKDVMC; encoded by the exons GCCCCAAGCGGAAAATCCAATCGTCGTGGCTGGAGCCTTTGGAAGACGTTCGTGAAGACCTCAAGATGCATTGGCAGTTTGAAGAGGCTCGGAGGAAACTTTTCCCCAATTAT AAACTTTCGGATCGCACAGCAGGCCTGGACCGTAACTGGCTGAGGGAAGAGCAAGGAAGGGCCTTTGTCGTTGCAAAAGCCAG GTACTGTAGTAACTACTACAATGAACTAGGGACGGTGTGTGATTGGTGTCAATCGGAGGAGAGAGGCGGAAACCGCACGGTTTGCTGGACAAAGTTGGACAAGAAGGACGGAGGAAACCTCAGCCGCCAGGAAAACTCTAGCAGCAAGAAGAGCAAGGATATCTTAGACAGCCATGACAAAGGCAAGAATGCTGGTGCTGCATCCTCTTCAAGGCCGGTCAATCGTAGGTATAAGCTACTCAAAGATGTCATGTGTTGA
- the LOC116265482 gene encoding uncharacterized protein LOC116265482 isoform X1, which translates to MPWTRSITVWEQGPKRKIQSSWLEPLEDVREDLKMHWQFEEARRKLFPNYKLSDRTAGLDRNWLREEQGRAFVVAKARYCSNYYNELGTVCDWCQSEERGGNRTVCWTKLDKKDGGNLSRQENSSSKKSKDILDSHDKGKNAGAASSSRPVNRRYKLLKDVMC; encoded by the exons GCCCCAAGCGGAAAATCCAATCGTCGTGGCTGGAGCCTTTGGAAGACGTTCGTGAAGACCTCAAGATGCATTGGCAGTTTGAAGAGGCTCGGAGGAAACTTTTCCCCAATTAT AAACTTTCGGATCGCACAGCAGGCCTGGACCGTAACTGGCTGAGGGAAGAGCAAGGAAGGGCCTTTGTCGTTGCAAAAGCCAG GTACTGTAGTAACTACTACAATGAACTAGGGACGGTGTGTGATTGGTGTCAATCGGAGGAGAGAGGCGGAAACCGCACGGTTTGCTGGACAAAGTTGGACAAGAAGGACGGAGGAAACCTCAGCCGCCAGGAAAACTCTAGCAGCAAGAAGAGCAAGGATATCTTAGACAGCCATGACAAAGGCAAGAATGCTGGTGCTGCATCCTCTTCAAGGCCGGTCAATCGTAGGTATAAGCTACTCAAAGATGTCATGTGTTGA
- the LOC116265482 gene encoding uncharacterized protein LOC116265482 isoform X3: MPWTRSITVWEQGPKRKIQSSWLEPLEDVREDLKMHWQFEEARRKLFPNYVRYCSNYYNELGTVCDWCQSEERGGNRTVCWTKLDKKDGGNLSRQENSSSKKSKDILDSHDKGKNAGAASSSRPVNRRYKLLKDVMC, from the exons GCCCCAAGCGGAAAATCCAATCGTCGTGGCTGGAGCCTTTGGAAGACGTTCGTGAAGACCTCAAGATGCATTGGCAGTTTGAAGAGGCTCGGAGGAAACTTTTCCCCAATTATGTAAG GTACTGTAGTAACTACTACAATGAACTAGGGACGGTGTGTGATTGGTGTCAATCGGAGGAGAGAGGCGGAAACCGCACGGTTTGCTGGACAAAGTTGGACAAGAAGGACGGAGGAAACCTCAGCCGCCAGGAAAACTCTAGCAGCAAGAAGAGCAAGGATATCTTAGACAGCCATGACAAAGGCAAGAATGCTGGTGCTGCATCCTCTTCAAGGCCGGTCAATCGTAGGTATAAGCTACTCAAAGATGTCATGTGTTGA